One Campylobacter concisus DNA segment encodes these proteins:
- the mnmH gene encoding tRNA 2-selenouridine(34) synthase MnmH, with translation MPLFELDAEQWLEKRSSFEILIDVRSPHEFLYSHIKDAINLYALNDAEHKEVGTLYKSDRSLAKSLGAKYICKNLQNIIDEVYKRAKVGSAIGIYCAKGGLRSNSVGYVLSMIGYRVFRLSGGYKAYRNHVLEFLNRPLSTKFITLFGNTGCYKSKLIRALSPSIDLEAIANHLGSVFGAINGAQPSQKSFEDALFEKLITLKDEICFIEGESRRIGSLSLPKSLYEAMRSGINVEVSASLEKRISCIVDDYKSVDKAFFDECMKKISPFIDKKARDEAVAKFNKNDITKVAEILLTKYYDKVYKKNENINVFINSDDFEEAVKKLNDIKNEAKF, from the coding sequence GTGCCGTTATTTGAGCTTGATGCAGAGCAGTGGCTAGAGAAAAGAAGCTCTTTTGAAATTTTAATAGACGTAAGATCGCCGCATGAATTTTTATATTCACACATAAAAGATGCTATAAATTTATACGCTTTAAATGATGCAGAACATAAAGAGGTAGGCACGCTCTATAAAAGCGATAGATCCCTAGCAAAGAGCCTTGGCGCAAAATATATCTGCAAAAATTTACAAAATATCATTGATGAGGTTTATAAAAGAGCCAAGGTTGGTTCAGCTATTGGCATCTACTGCGCTAAAGGTGGGCTTAGATCAAATTCTGTTGGCTATGTTCTAAGCATGATAGGATATAGAGTTTTTAGGCTTAGTGGTGGCTATAAAGCTTATAGAAATCACGTTTTAGAATTTCTAAATCGACCTTTAAGCACGAAATTTATCACTCTTTTTGGAAATACTGGCTGCTATAAAAGTAAGCTCATAAGGGCTCTAAGTCCGTCAATAGACCTTGAAGCTATAGCAAATCATTTAGGATCTGTCTTTGGGGCGATAAATGGCGCGCAGCCAAGTCAAAAAAGCTTTGAAGATGCGTTATTTGAAAAGCTCATCACGCTAAAAGATGAAATTTGCTTTATTGAGGGTGAGAGCAGAAGGATAGGCTCATTAAGCTTGCCAAAAAGTCTTTATGAGGCAATGCGTAGTGGCATAAATGTCGAAGTGAGCGCAAGTTTAGAAAAAAGAATTTCTTGTATAGTAGATGACTATAAAAGTGTGGATAAGGCCTTTTTTGACGAGTGTATGAAGAAAATTTCACCATTTATCGATAAAAAAGCTAGAGATGAAGCTGTGGCTAAATTTAATAAAAATGACATTACCAAAGTAGCTGAAATTTTACTCACAAAATACTACGATAAAGTCTATAAGAAAAATGAAAATATTAATGTTTTCATAAATTCTGATGACTTTGAAGAGGCCGTTAAAAAGCTAAATGATATAAAAAATGAAGCAAAATTTTAG
- a CDS encoding HIT family protein: MQHLCAPWRSEYFSAKKDSCVFCDVINSDDDDKNGVLFRAKHCFGIMNLYPYSPGHFMIIPNQHTDKIEELDEQTWFEMSKFVRLGVEILKKELYANGVNIGMNLGKAAGAGIAEHVHYHLVPRWSGDTNFITTISDVRVNGTPFHPLFEKLKKAFSAVI, encoded by the coding sequence ATGCAGCACCTTTGTGCCCCTTGGAGAAGCGAATACTTTAGCGCTAAAAAAGATAGCTGTGTTTTTTGTGATGTTATAAACTCAGATGATGATGATAAAAATGGTGTGCTTTTTCGAGCTAAACATTGTTTTGGGATTATGAATTTATATCCGTATTCTCCAGGGCATTTTATGATAATACCAAATCAGCATACCGACAAGATCGAAGAGCTTGATGAGCAGACTTGGTTTGAGATGAGTAAATTTGTAAGGCTTGGAGTTGAAATTTTAAAAAAAGAGCTTTATGCTAATGGCGTAAATATAGGTATGAATTTAGGCAAGGCAGCAGGAGCTGGCATAGCTGAGCACGTGCATTATCACCTTGTGCCAAGGTGGAGCGGAGATACAAATTTTATAACCACTATCTCTGATGTGAGAGTAAATGGCACGCCATTTCATCCACTTTTTGAGAAACTAAAAAAGGCATTTAGTGCCGTTATTTGA
- the trpC gene encoding indole-3-glycerol phosphate synthase TrpC, protein MILDEIIKKTKDDLEKRKADFPEEWFGRSLAYNPYVPRDVLNALRASQNEPIKIIAEIKKASPSKGVIREDFEPIKIAQEYEPYANAFSILTEPHWFKGNIEYITQVRRYASRPILRKDFIVDKYQILEALVYGADFILLIAKVLTQGELKELLDYAHHLGLEVLVETHDASDVKKAIFAGANIIGINHRNLDDFTMDMSLCEKLIPLLPNGKIIVAESGLYEHEQLRQLSKIGVDAFLIGEHFMRQDDIKNAVKKIKEGE, encoded by the coding sequence ATGATACTTGATGAGATAATAAAAAAGACTAAAGATGATCTTGAAAAAAGAAAAGCAGACTTCCCTGAGGAGTGGTTTGGTCGCTCGCTCGCGTATAATCCATACGTGCCAAGAGATGTTTTAAATGCACTTAGAGCAAGTCAAAATGAGCCGATAAAAATCATAGCTGAGATCAAAAAAGCAAGCCCAAGTAAGGGCGTGATAAGAGAAGATTTTGAGCCAATAAAAATCGCTCAGGAATACGAGCCATACGCAAATGCCTTTAGTATCTTGACTGAACCACATTGGTTTAAAGGCAACATCGAGTATATCACTCAAGTCCGCCGCTACGCCTCAAGGCCGATCCTTAGAAAAGATTTTATCGTTGATAAGTATCAAATTCTTGAAGCTCTTGTTTATGGGGCAGACTTTATCCTGCTTATAGCCAAGGTGCTAACACAAGGCGAGCTAAAAGAACTTTTAGACTACGCTCATCATTTAGGGCTTGAAGTTTTGGTTGAAACTCATGACGCGAGTGATGTGAAAAAAGCGATCTTTGCAGGAGCAAATATAATAGGTATAAATCACAGAAATTTAGATGATTTTACGATGGATATGAGTCTTTGCGAGAAGCTCATACCGCTTTTACCAAATGGCAAGATAATAGTCGCTGAAAGTGGTCTTTATGAGCATGAACAGCTTAGGCAGCTAAGCAAAATAGGCGTTGATGCTTTCTTGATAGGAGAGCATTTTATGAGACAAGATGATATAAAAAATGCCGTCAAAAAGATAAAGGAGGGCGAGTAA
- a CDS encoding tetratricopeptide repeat protein produces MYWRKILVFFMSVFFNSQLLLADDNKSINLRLMQALLFQDSGDVNASIQAYSNIFKDTNQKAYLKEAIKLAFATKNENLDALISEGEKSLKDDSDFIRIKVANLVNLSKLNEAKSLMQELATKEPNAQNLLMLGTICMMQNETTTALKYFEEAYSLKQEEENLLRIVDILINRMDKIKDATKYLEKFKDEQGCTLKTCELLAEIYSQQRNFPKVIELFEELYELNHDTSYLDKIVQFFIYDKNYKAAIEILKKYSYNDVALMDLYAATSNFGDAYILAVKIYNDSRDLNFLAKAAIYEYEMNKDNLNEQKMAEILDKFEASVPKLENDMFFNYYGYLLIDHDIDPRKGIELVQKALVISPESPYYEDSLAWGYFKLGECKKAKSIMQHAMKDIDFRTSKEAKEHLHLIERCIINLNKRLKK; encoded by the coding sequence ATGTATTGGCGTAAAATTTTAGTATTTTTTATGAGCGTATTTTTTAACTCGCAGCTACTTTTGGCTGACGATAATAAAAGTATAAATTTACGTCTAATGCAGGCTTTATTATTTCAAGATAGTGGAGATGTGAATGCTAGCATTCAAGCTTACTCAAACATTTTTAAAGATACAAATCAAAAAGCTTATTTAAAAGAGGCGATCAAACTCGCCTTTGCTACAAAAAATGAAAATTTAGATGCTTTGATAAGTGAAGGCGAAAAAAGCTTAAAAGACGACAGCGATTTTATCCGTATAAAGGTGGCAAATTTAGTAAATCTTTCAAAGCTAAATGAAGCTAAAAGCTTAATGCAAGAGCTTGCTACAAAAGAGCCAAATGCCCAAAATTTACTCATGCTTGGCACTATTTGTATGATGCAAAATGAAACAACGACTGCGCTAAAATACTTTGAAGAGGCATACTCGCTAAAGCAAGAAGAAGAAAATTTGCTCCGTATCGTTGATATTTTGATAAATCGCATGGATAAGATAAAAGACGCTACAAAATATCTTGAAAAATTTAAAGATGAACAAGGTTGCACGCTAAAGACTTGCGAGCTTTTGGCTGAAATTTACTCCCAGCAAAGAAATTTCCCAAAAGTGATCGAACTCTTTGAAGAGCTTTATGAGCTAAATCACGATACTTCTTATCTTGATAAGATCGTGCAGTTTTTTATCTATGATAAAAATTACAAAGCAGCAATTGAAATTTTAAAAAAATATAGCTACAACGATGTGGCACTTATGGATCTTTATGCGGCGACTAGTAATTTCGGTGACGCATACATACTTGCTGTTAAAATTTATAACGATAGCAGGGATTTAAATTTTTTAGCAAAAGCCGCGATTTACGAATACGAGATGAATAAAGATAACTTGAACGAACAAAAAATGGCTGAAATTTTAGATAAATTTGAAGCTAGCGTGCCAAAACTAGAAAATGATATGTTTTTTAACTACTATGGCTACTTGCTGATAGATCATGATATTGACCCTAGAAAGGGTATAGAGCTTGTGCAAAAGGCGCTTGTTATCTCGCCTGAGTCGCCTTATTATGAGGATTCGCTAGCGTGGGGATATTTCAAGCTTGGTGAGTGCAAAAAGGCAAAAAGCATTATGCAGCACGCAATGAAAGATATTGATTTTAGGACTTCAAAAGAGGCAAAAGAGCATTTGCACCTAATAGAGCGCTGTATAATAAATCTAAACAAAAGGCTTAAAAAATGA
- a CDS encoding YkgJ family cysteine cluster protein yields the protein MRVQGFNYEFDASFCESCGGKCCTGESGYIWINEEEISKFCTAFHMSKDEFEKQFLIRVGLRCSIKEKPYEDGFACVFFDEKNKNCSVYELRPQQCRTFPFWNYFKKNLKELKAECIGVKF from the coding sequence GTGAGAGTGCAAGGCTTTAACTATGAGTTTGATGCGAGTTTTTGCGAGAGCTGTGGCGGCAAGTGTTGCACGGGAGAGAGTGGCTACATCTGGATAAACGAAGAAGAAATTTCAAAATTTTGCACCGCATTTCATATGAGTAAAGATGAGTTTGAAAAGCAGTTTTTAATAAGAGTTGGGCTAAGGTGTAGCATAAAAGAGAAGCCCTATGAAGATGGCTTTGCTTGTGTATTTTTTGATGAAAAAAATAAAAACTGCTCAGTCTATGAGCTAAGGCCACAGCAGTGTAGGACTTTTCCATTTTGGAATTATTTTAAAAAAAATTTAAAGGAGCTAAAAGCAGAATGTATTGGCGTAAAATTTTAG
- a CDS encoding tRNA1(Val) (adenine(37)-N6)-methyltransferase, translating into MILAQLKSGYRYNSDTLVLYDFISSSLKNFSGRILDVGAGCGILGLLLKRDFKNSSLSLLDILQINGEISKFNASKNGLEAEIINANFADFKDSEKFDLIVSNPPFYHEGTKQSEDEHIKASRYTSSLGIKDFIRGISINLKPHKMAFFCYAPDDIGEIATCLKEFKLNLVSIKFIHTKADKPANLALFEVRNNSNSKLKILPPLVMSENGSHTKEAIEIFKKADTNSVDYQELA; encoded by the coding sequence ATGATCTTGGCTCAGCTAAAAAGTGGCTATCGCTACAACAGCGATACGCTGGTACTTTATGATTTTATAAGCTCAAGTTTGAAAAATTTTTCAGGCAGGATTTTAGACGTTGGCGCAGGGTGCGGGATATTAGGACTTTTGCTTAAACGCGACTTTAAAAATTCCAGCCTAAGCTTGCTTGATATCTTGCAAATAAATGGTGAAATTTCTAAATTTAATGCCAGTAAGAACGGCTTGGAGGCAGAAATTATAAATGCTAATTTTGCAGATTTTAAAGATAGTGAGAAATTTGACCTCATCGTATCAAATCCGCCATTTTATCACGAGGGTACGAAACAAAGCGAAGATGAGCATATAAAGGCTAGTAGATACACAAGCTCTTTGGGTATAAAAGACTTTATAAGAGGTATAAGCATAAATTTAAAGCCTCACAAAATGGCGTTTTTTTGCTATGCTCCTGATGATATTGGTGAGATCGCAACGTGTCTAAAAGAGTTTAAGCTAAATTTAGTAAGTATAAAATTTATCCACACAAAGGCTGATAAACCAGCAAATTTGGCTCTATTTGAGGTAAGAAATAATTCAAACTCAAAGTTAAAAATTCTGCCACCTTTAGTGATGAGCGAAAATGGTTCGCATACAAAAGAGGCGATTGAAATTTTTAAAAAAGCTGATACAAACAGCGTTGATTATCAGGAGCTAGCGTGA
- a CDS encoding vesicular transport factor Uso1p, protein MINKILLAIFCLIAGFCLSFFKSPKEDEIPKDTNQTIYSINFDNLPEEERQKYISKDDLYEYGGYITPKSYIQNFTETNDQNLSNDVNELQEQVRELSKKNKILATDNVDISEKNLDFISKISEMKKNIENEKNEIVEKNQKTLGELEAQHFENIQTLTKRLNEAQTDMIESSKAYEKKIIDLENAINEAKNGDESKVKDIEANFAKFKEAAEANYTALKEQNIELNTTLAQKDALIKEYENTQNEKDKNEKKEILLLKEEIERVKNDAKTQKFSYEKEINALTDGFETQKSVMEDELSKKANKIIDLEEALESSKTALKDRIYELDEIKKNLNSKDLAVENYNGKNLELNASLAALHKSFNDLKEKNLKSEQENKLANENINSLKKELERVNLINKKLEKQNLDANASLGELNKKLNLSEESLKNARDELKTLDTKTNKFLKTLFEQNQTISLQTQKLGLNDSELKNLSAKINLKDEKIKELENNLTQTSQMLAAKQSELEAQKRTLKIDMQNYEILRQQINILQKKIADTSALFADSNKSGGKNLLSLQNELESAKHKLNESNKTIERLNSKINELSSSSVKGSPVNAKIIELQKDIEQNLNRQDELENENVNLKNILQATTKPETPTKLVLISSLECDDMDVKDKVSVMCKNRVSEFLQRFNSNYLYEIIPIVDKKNFVIPSNVAQSIKKDDLGRLNNYVNYGVGKERAKAAAELIKEEFGDFARISFSSEVIVKDVTRGFIIKVYR, encoded by the coding sequence TTGATAAATAAAATTTTACTAGCTATTTTTTGTTTGATAGCTGGCTTTTGTCTATCGTTTTTTAAATCTCCAAAAGAAGATGAGATACCAAAAGATACTAATCAAACGATTTATTCCATAAATTTTGATAATTTGCCAGAAGAAGAGAGACAAAAATACATCAGTAAAGACGATCTTTACGAATATGGCGGATATATAACTCCAAAAAGCTATATCCAAAATTTTACTGAAACGAATGATCAAAATTTATCAAATGATGTAAACGAACTTCAAGAACAAGTTCGTGAGCTAAGTAAAAAAAATAAAATTTTAGCTACTGATAATGTCGATATCAGCGAGAAGAATTTAGACTTTATAAGCAAAATTTCAGAGATGAAAAAAAATATCGAAAATGAAAAAAATGAGATAGTTGAGAAAAACCAAAAGACGCTAGGCGAGCTTGAAGCACAACACTTTGAAAATATACAAACTCTCACAAAACGGTTAAATGAAGCTCAAACTGATATGATTGAGAGCTCAAAAGCCTATGAAAAAAAGATAATAGACCTTGAAAATGCGATAAATGAGGCAAAAAATGGCGATGAAAGTAAGGTAAAAGATATCGAAGCAAATTTTGCTAAATTTAAAGAGGCAGCTGAGGCAAATTACACGGCTTTAAAAGAGCAAAATATAGAGCTAAATACGACACTGGCTCAAAAAGATGCACTAATAAAAGAGTATGAAAATACTCAAAATGAAAAAGATAAAAATGAAAAAAAAGAAATTTTGCTTTTAAAAGAGGAGATCGAGCGAGTAAAAAATGACGCTAAGACACAAAAATTTAGCTATGAAAAAGAGATAAATGCACTAACTGATGGCTTTGAAACGCAAAAGAGTGTTATGGAGGATGAGCTTTCAAAAAAGGCAAATAAGATAATTGATCTTGAGGAGGCTCTTGAGTCAAGCAAGACTGCCTTAAAAGATAGAATTTATGAGCTTGATGAGATAAAGAAAAATTTAAACTCAAAAGATTTGGCAGTTGAAAACTACAATGGTAAAAATTTAGAGCTAAATGCCTCTCTTGCGGCACTTCATAAAAGTTTTAATGATTTAAAAGAAAAAAATCTTAAAAGTGAGCAGGAAAATAAACTCGCAAATGAAAATATAAATTCGCTTAAAAAAGAGCTTGAACGGGTAAATTTGATAAACAAAAAGCTAGAGAAGCAAAATTTAGATGCAAATGCAAGTTTAGGTGAGCTAAATAAAAAACTAAATTTAAGTGAAGAGAGTCTTAAAAATGCACGAGATGAGCTAAAGACGCTTGATACAAAGACAAATAAATTTTTAAAAACTTTATTTGAGCAAAATCAAACTATCTCTTTGCAGACTCAAAAGCTTGGTTTAAATGACAGCGAGTTAAAAAATTTAAGTGCAAAGATAAACTTAAAAGATGAAAAGATAAAAGAGCTAGAAAATAATCTCACTCAAACAAGCCAAATGCTAGCAGCAAAGCAAAGTGAGCTAGAAGCTCAAAAAAGGACGCTAAAGATCGATATGCAAAACTATGAAATTTTGCGTCAGCAAATAAATATTTTACAAAAAAAGATAGCTGATACGTCGGCTCTTTTTGCTGATAGCAATAAAAGTGGTGGTAAAAATTTACTAAGTTTACAAAATGAGCTTGAAAGTGCAAAACATAAGTTAAACGAGAGTAATAAGACGATTGAGAGGTTAAATTCTAAAATAAATGAACTTAGCTCATCTAGCGTAAAAGGAAGTCCAGTAAATGCCAAGATCATCGAACTTCAAAAAGATATCGAGCAAAATTTAAATAGGCAAGATGAACTTGAAAATGAAAATGTGAATTTAAAAAATATCTTGCAAGCGACAACTAAGCCAGAGACGCCAACAAAGCTAGTTTTGATCTCTAGCCTTGAGTGTGATGACATGGATGTAAAAGATAAGGTTAGCGTGATGTGTAAGAATAGAGTGAGCGAATTTTTGCAAAGATTTAACTCAAACTACCTTTATGAGATAATTCCGATCGTTGATAAGAAAAATTTTGTGATTCCGTCAAATGTGGCTCAAAGCATCAAAAAAGACGATCTTGGCAGGCTAAATAACTATGTAAATTATGGCGTTGGTAAAGAGCGCGCAAAGGCAGCAGCCGAGCTTATAAAAGAAGAATTTGGCGATTTTGCAAGGATCAGCTTTAGCTCTGAAGTGATCGTAAAAGATGTCACGCGTGGCTTTATCATCAAGGTTTATAGATGA
- a CDS encoding NAD(P)/FAD-dependent oxidoreductase yields MVNVYDLIVVGGGPCGIASVVEAKRNGLNNVLLLEKGDNHSQTIRKFYKDNKRVDKEYKGQDSTIHGVVSFEDGTKESTLDYFDKLLDTEKIEAFFNSEVESVKKDGEIFKVTTSKAVYEAKNVMISIGKMGRPNKPDYKIPPSLNAVVNFNLDSCTNGEKVLVVGGGNSAVEYAIELCQYNKTTIAYRKDNFSRVNETNLSALWELEKHGKIKVRLNHDIKEIDNESGKVRVHYENGKIRVYDRVVYAIGGSSPVDFLQKCQIKIDEKGTPIVDSNYQSSVPGLYVGGDIVLKNGGSIVVALNHAHHVIKDILKGKA; encoded by the coding sequence ATGGTAAATGTTTATGATCTAATTGTTGTTGGTGGCGGACCTTGTGGAATTGCTAGCGTAGTTGAGGCAAAAAGAAATGGCTTAAACAACGTTTTGCTTCTTGAAAAAGGTGATAATCACAGCCAAACGATAAGAAAATTTTATAAAGATAATAAACGCGTAGATAAAGAGTATAAAGGGCAAGATAGCACGATACATGGTGTAGTTTCATTTGAGGATGGCACGAAAGAGAGCACGCTTGATTATTTTGACAAGCTGCTTGATACTGAAAAGATTGAAGCTTTTTTTAACTCTGAAGTAGAGAGTGTGAAAAAAGATGGAGAAATTTTTAAAGTAACTACCTCAAAAGCCGTATATGAAGCTAAAAATGTGATGATATCAATTGGCAAAATGGGACGACCAAATAAGCCTGATTATAAAATCCCACCTTCACTAAACGCGGTTGTAAATTTTAACCTTGATAGCTGTACAAACGGCGAAAAGGTGCTTGTCGTAGGTGGCGGAAACTCAGCAGTTGAGTATGCGATCGAGCTTTGCCAATACAATAAAACCACAATCGCTTATAGAAAAGATAATTTTAGTCGCGTAAATGAGACAAATTTAAGTGCACTTTGGGAGCTAGAAAAGCACGGTAAGATAAAAGTTAGGCTAAATCACGATATAAAAGAGATAGATAACGAATCAGGCAAAGTTAGAGTGCATTACGAAAATGGCAAGATCCGCGTTTATGACAGAGTTGTCTATGCAATAGGCGGCTCAAGTCCGGTTGATTTTTTACAAAAATGTCAGATAAAAATCGATGAAAAAGGCACTCCAATAGTTGATAGTAACTACCAAAGTAGCGTACCAGGACTTTATGTGGGCGGTGACATCGTGCTAAAAAATGGCGGCTCAATAGTCGTTGCGCTAAATCACGCTCATCACGTCATAAAAGATATTTTAAAGGGCAAGGCATAA